A region from the Leptolyngbyaceae cyanobacterium genome encodes:
- the modA gene encoding molybdate ABC transporter substrate-binding protein: MALIVSAAGSYRNVLAEINELYKQENSNVLITYNIAGSGFLRQQIEQGAPVDIYMPAIALEMDRLQSLGLVLPETRQNLLRNQIVLILPKESTIPISKFEDLIDERIKRVAIGKETVATGIYTKQILTFLGIYEQVKKKGIVAEEDIRQVLKTVESKNADAGITFLTEAKLSNKVKIVAIAPANSHKPVILSIAVLKRCQNVPEAKAFIDFMKSEKAQYIFNKYGFSIVKQKV, encoded by the coding sequence GTGGCTTTAATTGTATCAGCAGCCGGGTCTTACCGAAATGTTTTGGCAGAAATTAATGAACTTTATAAACAAGAAAATTCTAATGTATTAATTACTTATAATATAGCGGGTTCTGGTTTTCTCCGACAACAAATCGAACAAGGCGCACCTGTAGATATTTATATGCCTGCTATCGCTCTAGAAATGGATCGATTACAGTCTTTAGGTTTAGTGCTGCCAGAAACTCGTCAAAATTTGCTAAGAAACCAAATTGTATTGATTTTGCCTAAGGAATCGACTATTCCTATTTCTAAGTTTGAAGATCTTATTGACGAACGAATCAAGAGAGTAGCGATTGGTAAAGAAACAGTAGCAACAGGAATTTACACCAAGCAAATATTAACTTTTTTGGGGATTTACGAGCAAGTAAAAAAGAAAGGGATTGTAGCAGAAGAGGATATCCGCCAAGTATTAAAAACTGTGGAGTCTAAAAATGCGGATGCTGGCATTACTTTTTTGACAGAGGCTAAACTATCAAATAAAGTTAAGATAGTAGCGATCGCACCTGCTAATTCCCATAAGCCTGTCATTTTGTCGATCGCCGTACTCAAAAGATGTCAAAATGTTCCTGAAGCAAAAGCTTTTATTGATTTTATGAAAAGCGAAAAAGCCCAATATATATTTAACAAATATGGCTTTTCGATAGTCAAACAAAAAGTTTAA
- a CDS encoding response regulator, whose product MIKGKKLFSHHSIQNILNSRFGLSIRHRLSLLFSSLVAINLISVGIGAIALNQLITNNPISTKIASQQGSIFKLAYLSNIRSQKRNSLDRTATDVAIREEIQEFENLLAALRKGSKELGIKPITDPLALAQLDKVESSWQIYRRSLENYLTASPDQKEEYLQEINILTDFITNQTNAIANLVDSQIAKHGQNTQLLLLATLFLSVLVTGVALFMISRIVRDLSGVTQTAHQMAEGNLKVRAVELSKDEVGVLASTLNTMAAQIDSLLQGLEARSQELENTLAYVSAIIDNLADGLLVTDPDCRITRYNPALLGMFNLPDRDLIGKDCQVLSTPKVQELVEQTRGRAREIFTAEIELVNNRVGQALASAIAKDNQQNGSNELLGAVILIRDITAEKEIDRMKTDFISTVSHELRTPLTSVLGFASLIKEKLEESIFPLLEENDRKTQKSIKQVNANINIIVSEAERLTSLINDVLDIAKMEAGKIEWHMEPTIIEEIVDRAIAATSSLVEHKDIVLIKDVESVLPDVMCDRDRLIQVFINLISNAIKFTETGSCTIRVTRQGDRILVRVIDTGLGIAPDDQPKVFEKFKQVGETLTDKPKGTGLGLPICKQIIEHHNGRIWVESEPGQGSTFSFTLPLSPAINVETEKMNINILVRQLKESIVQTKPLPAKDYKTILVVDDDPHIRELLRQELEAESYEVKEAKDGMDAITQVKTTKPDLILLDVMMPQINGFDVAAILKNDPQTMGIPIIILSIIEDKARGYLLGIDRYLTKPINKEELLNDIGLLLSQGTSNKKVLVVDKDASTVKILSEVLQSQGYSVSEAYNGQECIDKALSVKPDMIIVDSVFSQQHDLVKTLRFEKGLENVFFVLLGRSKADSI is encoded by the coding sequence TTGATTAAAGGTAAGAAGTTGTTTTCTCACCACAGCATCCAAAACATCCTCAACAGTAGATTCGGGCTGAGTATCCGTCATCGCTTGAGCCTGCTGTTTTCTAGCCTGGTAGCCATCAACTTAATATCTGTAGGAATTGGGGCGATCGCGCTCAATCAACTAATCACTAACAATCCCATCAGCACCAAAATAGCCTCTCAGCAAGGCAGCATATTCAAACTAGCTTATCTGTCAAATATTCGCTCCCAAAAGAGAAACTCTCTCGATCGAACTGCCACTGATGTAGCGATCCGGGAAGAAATCCAGGAGTTTGAAAACTTGTTAGCTGCATTGCGAAAAGGTTCTAAAGAACTGGGAATCAAACCCATCACCGATCCCCTTGCTTTAGCCCAACTCGATAAAGTAGAAAGTAGCTGGCAAATTTATCGCCGCAGCCTGGAAAACTATCTCACCGCTTCTCCCGACCAAAAAGAAGAGTACCTCCAAGAAATTAATATCCTGACTGATTTTATTACCAATCAGACAAATGCGATCGCCAATTTAGTAGACAGCCAGATCGCCAAACACGGACAAAACACCCAATTACTATTATTGGCGACCCTATTCCTCAGCGTGCTAGTCACCGGCGTGGCGTTGTTCATGATATCTCGGATTGTTCGGGATCTCAGTGGAGTAACTCAAACTGCCCATCAGATGGCAGAAGGCAACTTAAAAGTACGAGCGGTAGAGTTATCCAAAGATGAAGTAGGAGTACTTGCTTCTACCTTAAATACGATGGCTGCACAAATCGATAGCTTGTTACAAGGCTTAGAAGCGCGAAGCCAGGAGTTAGAAAATACCCTCGCTTACGTAAGCGCAATTATCGACAATTTGGCAGATGGATTATTAGTAACCGATCCGGATTGTCGGATTACTCGCTACAATCCCGCTTTATTAGGAATGTTCAATTTGCCAGACCGAGACTTAATTGGTAAAGACTGTCAAGTACTATCTACTCCCAAAGTACAAGAACTGGTCGAACAAACGCGGGGACGCGCTAGAGAAATTTTTACGGCAGAAATCGAATTAGTAAACAATCGCGTCGGTCAAGCTTTAGCAAGTGCGATCGCAAAAGATAACCAACAAAACGGTAGCAATGAGTTACTCGGTGCCGTGATTTTGATTCGCGATATTACCGCCGAAAAAGAAATCGACCGGATGAAAACTGATTTTATTTCTACGGTTTCCCACGAATTGCGGACGCCTTTAACTTCCGTGTTGGGTTTTGCTTCTCTGATTAAAGAAAAGTTAGAAGAAAGTATCTTTCCATTACTTGAGGAAAACGATCGCAAAACTCAAAAAAGTATCAAACAAGTAAATGCAAATATCAATATTATCGTGTCCGAGGCAGAACGGCTGACATCGCTAATTAATGACGTTTTAGATATTGCCAAGATGGAAGCCGGTAAAATTGAGTGGCACATGGAGCCAACTATCATTGAGGAAATCGTCGATCGGGCAATCGCCGCCACTTCCTCCCTTGTGGAACACAAAGATATTGTTTTAATTAAAGATGTGGAGTCGGTTTTACCAGACGTGATGTGCGATCGCGATCGTCTAATTCAAGTTTTCATCAATCTGATTTCCAATGCCATCAAATTTACCGAGACTGGTTCTTGTACAATTAGAGTGACTCGCCAAGGCGATCGCATCCTCGTTAGAGTAATTGATACGGGTCTTGGTATCGCTCCTGATGACCAACCCAAAGTATTTGAAAAATTCAAACAAGTAGGTGAAACTCTCACCGATAAACCAAAAGGAACTGGTTTAGGGTTGCCAATTTGTAAGCAAATCATCGAACATCACAACGGCAGAATTTGGGTAGAAAGCGAACCGGGACAAGGCAGCACTTTTTCTTTTACCCTACCTCTAAGTCCTGCCATTAATGTCGAAACAGAAAAAATGAATATTAATATCTTAGTCAGGCAATTAAAAGAAAGTATCGTCCAAACCAAACCTTTGCCTGCGAAGGATTACAAAACTATTTTAGTAGTTGATGACGACCCTCACATTCGCGAACTGCTCAGACAAGAATTAGAAGCCGAAAGTTACGAAGTCAAAGAAGCCAAAGATGGCATGGATGCCATTACTCAAGTTAAAACAACCAAGCCAGATTTAATACTTTTAGATGTGATGATGCCGCAAATCAATGGTTTTGATGTAGCAGCTATCCTCAAAAACGACCCTCAAACAATGGGTATCCCGATTATTATCTTGTCAATTATTGAAGATAAGGCAAGAGGGTATCTACTGGGCATCGATCGGTACTTAACCAAACCAATTAATAAGGAAGAATTACTGAACGATATCGGCTTGTTGCTTTCTCAAGGAACTTCCAATAAGAAAGTTTTAGTAGTAGATAAAGATGCCTCAACCGTAAAAATTTTATCCGAAGTACTGCAATCTCAAGGATACTCCGTATCTGAAGCATACAACGGTCAGGAGTGCATTGATAAAGCCTTATCTGTTAAACCCGATATGATTATTGTTGATTCGGTATTTTCTCAACAGCACGACTTGGTAAAAACTTTGCGGTTTGAAAAAGGATTGGAAAATGTCTTTTTTGTTTTACTTGGTAGAAGTAAAGCAGATTCTATATAA
- the modA gene encoding molybdate ABC transporter substrate-binding protein — protein sequence MKYKKNLGWVSCIWILCLLLIGCQNKTRNVEPLSLLVSAPISYQKVLLELGKIYQQENPNFNLTYNFGYTSLLKEQVEKSLPVDILISIDPQTLKELESLNFTIPGTRRTLPLKNYLVLIIPQSIKSRISHFEDLTDPQVKKVALGSDRLFSGNQTKKILTYLGIYDRVKSKAIFAGENFSQVIRVVETKQADAGITYLTEAKLSNQVKIVAIAPEEASSDITYSAVVIKGCKNVPKAEEFIEFLASKKAKEIANKYGFTVIK from the coding sequence ATGAAATATAAAAAAAATCTAGGGTGGGTAAGCTGCATTTGGATCTTATGTTTATTATTAATTGGTTGTCAAAATAAAACTAGAAATGTCGAACCATTGTCTTTATTAGTATCGGCACCCATTAGTTATCAAAAAGTTCTTTTGGAACTAGGAAAAATTTATCAACAAGAAAATCCAAATTTTAACTTAACTTATAATTTTGGGTATACTTCTTTATTGAAAGAACAAGTTGAAAAATCGCTGCCTGTGGATATTTTGATTTCTATCGATCCGCAAACACTTAAAGAATTGGAATCTTTAAATTTTACCATTCCAGGCACTAGACGAACTCTTCCTCTCAAAAATTATTTAGTTTTAATTATTCCGCAAAGTATTAAAAGTCGAATTTCTCATTTTGAAGACCTTACCGATCCACAAGTCAAGAAAGTAGCTTTAGGAAGCGATCGACTATTTTCTGGGAATCAAACAAAAAAGATTTTAACTTATCTAGGGATTTACGATCGAGTAAAAAGTAAAGCTATTTTTGCCGGAGAAAATTTTAGCCAAGTGATCCGAGTTGTAGAAACGAAACAAGCAGATGCAGGCATTACTTATTTAACAGAGGCTAAGCTGTCAAATCAAGTTAAAATTGTGGCAATTGCACCTGAAGAAGCTAGTTCTGATATTACTTATAGTGCAGTTGTCATTAAAGGTTGCAAGAACGTGCCTAAAGCGGAAGAATTTATAGAATTTCTTGCTAGTAAAAAAGCTAAAGAAATCGCTAACAAATACGGATTCACGGTTATTAAATAA
- a CDS encoding ATP-binding protein, which yields MILVNLKKFLTKKEVLGVINDLVKELDTSICILDAKEKILLGTESQYYTSRYPIEVAGELVGWICGEKKVNAVASLLTYIVKQENEKKSLANELLEKYQEIDLFHDLSTQITASLDLQEVAQLAIEEAGKAIASTSGAIYLLERTSDRLKILSEFGQTERLQRSLRLGEGIVGTIVQSDRPEIVNEVASDPRFTNSREPISSLICVPLKRNDRLIGAIAIFSQTPITYSASDLKLLSVFASQAAVAIEKALLYEQSCTAAKLAQEQAQKLQCALDELQQTQAQLIQSEKMSSLGQLVAGVAHEINNPVNFICGNITPASEYIEDLLSLLHLYQDYYPEPPAAIAEKIESIDLDFLIGDLPKLIDSIKLGIERICQIVLSLRNFSRLDRTEKVPVNIHEGIDTTLLILQHRLKASSHNSGIQIIKNYGNLPLVECHVGQLNQVFMNIIANAIDAVEDNKQIKPIIKISTKLLPNQRVAIVISDNGPGMTQDEKSKVFDPFFTTKPIGKGTGLGLSISYQIVVEKHGGVLKCYCQPGEGCEFWIEIPVAQERSNHEAIPIGIATR from the coding sequence ATGATCCTAGTTAACCTTAAGAAATTCCTCACTAAAAAAGAAGTACTAGGTGTAATTAACGATCTGGTAAAAGAACTAGATACTTCTATTTGTATCCTGGATGCGAAAGAGAAAATATTGTTAGGCACGGAAAGCCAATACTACACCAGTAGATACCCAATTGAAGTAGCGGGCGAATTAGTAGGTTGGATTTGCGGAGAAAAGAAAGTAAACGCGGTTGCATCTTTACTTACCTATATAGTCAAACAAGAAAATGAAAAAAAATCCCTAGCTAATGAATTACTGGAAAAATATCAAGAAATAGACTTGTTCCACGACCTTTCTACCCAAATTACAGCAAGTTTAGATTTGCAAGAAGTAGCCCAATTAGCGATCGAGGAAGCGGGAAAAGCGATCGCATCCACTAGCGGCGCTATTTACCTACTCGAGCGCACTAGCGATCGCCTGAAAATTTTATCCGAATTCGGTCAAACCGAGCGATTGCAACGTTCCCTCCGACTGGGAGAGGGAATCGTCGGTACGATCGTGCAGAGCGATCGACCGGAAATAGTCAACGAAGTCGCCTCAGATCCCAGATTTACCAACAGCCGAGAACCAATTAGTTCGCTCATTTGCGTACCCTTAAAAAGAAACGATCGCCTCATAGGTGCGATCGCCATTTTCAGCCAAACACCAATTACCTATTCTGCCAGCGACTTAAAACTGCTCAGCGTATTTGCATCCCAAGCAGCAGTAGCGATCGAAAAAGCATTACTCTACGAACAAAGTTGCACGGCTGCCAAACTCGCTCAAGAACAAGCCCAAAAGTTGCAATGCGCTCTAGACGAACTGCAACAAACTCAAGCACAACTAATTCAAAGCGAAAAAATGTCTTCTTTAGGGCAACTAGTTGCCGGAGTCGCCCACGAAATCAACAACCCCGTTAATTTCATCTGCGGGAATATTACCCCTGCCAGCGAATACATCGAAGATTTACTCAGTTTGTTGCACCTTTACCAAGACTACTATCCCGAACCCCCAGCCGCCATCGCCGAAAAAATCGAAAGCATCGATTTAGATTTCTTAATTGGCGATCTGCCCAAATTGATAGATTCCATAAAATTGGGAATAGAAAGAATCTGCCAAATCGTTTTATCATTACGTAATTTTTCCCGCCTAGATCGAACGGAAAAAGTGCCAGTAAACATTCACGAAGGCATCGATACTACCCTTTTAATATTGCAGCATCGACTCAAAGCTAGCAGTCACAATAGCGGAATTCAAATCATTAAAAATTACGGCAACTTACCTCTTGTTGAATGTCATGTCGGACAGTTAAATCAAGTATTTATGAATATTATCGCTAATGCTATAGATGCGGTAGAAGATAACAAACAAATCAAACCTATTATTAAGATTAGTACTAAACTATTGCCAAACCAAAGAGTGGCGATCGTCATCTCAGATAATGGCCCCGGCATGACCCAGGATGAAAAATCAAAAGTATTCGATCCTTTCTTTACTACCAAGCCAATCGGCAAAGGCACGGGATTGGGGCTTTCCATTAGCTATCAAATTGTCGTAGAAAAACACGGCGGCGTGCTAAAGTGCTACTGCCAACCGGGAGAAGGATGCGAATTTTGGATTGAAATTCCCGTAGCACAAGAGCGATCGAACCACGAAGCTATACCGATAGGAATAGCTACAAGGTAA
- a CDS encoding response regulator gives MNKKILIVDDEPNILILLEQALEKLEDWDVELITATNGEEALEAIKEEKPDLVFLDVMMPKMNGFEVCHTVKNILKIQNVYIIMLTAKGQEFDKQRGNDAGADLYMTKPFRPKNVLEKSMEVLGLSSAE, from the coding sequence ATGAATAAAAAAATATTAATCGTAGATGATGAACCGAATATTTTAATTTTATTAGAACAAGCTTTGGAAAAGTTGGAAGATTGGGACGTAGAATTAATCACTGCAACCAATGGTGAAGAAGCCCTAGAAGCCATCAAAGAAGAAAAGCCAGATTTAGTTTTTTTAGATGTGATGATGCCAAAAATGAATGGATTTGAGGTTTGTCATACAGTTAAAAATATCTTGAAAATACAAAACGTTTATATTATTATGCTAACAGCTAAAGGTCAGGAATTTGATAAACAAAGAGGAAATGATGCTGGGGCAGACCTTTACATGACTAAGCCTTTTCGTCCAAAGAACGTACTGGAAAAATCTATGGAAGTTCTCGGTTTATCAAGCGCTGAATAA